Genomic segment of Ignavibacteria bacterium:
TACGGATGATCGAAAACATGCCGAGCACTGGCAGTTGAAAGTCAATAACACTGAACCCGTCGGCATGCAAACAGTCCGCTTGCGCAATAACCTTGAGTTGTGTGTTGAAGAAAACAATATTCACATCATCGCTTATGAGTTAGTAAGGCGGCACATGGGCACGGATGCCGCGCACGTTTACGGGCGTTTGCAGGGCGTGTTGTTTGAGGTTTCCATGACGCACCACATTCCGCTCCTGCCGTTGGAAGTAAAACAAATCAAGAAATTCGCCACCGGCAACGGCAACGCTTCCAAGGAAATGATGGAAGAGGCCGCGTATCGGCTTGGCTGGACACCAAACCCCATGGTGAAAAGGGATAAGAAGGCCCTGTCGGACGTGGCGGACGCGGTGTGCATGTTGGCCTACGCGCACGCGAATGTGAAAAATTTAACAAATTTAGAGTTAGAATGAGATGGCGAAGAATCCAGTAGAACCGGCCAAGCCTGAGCTTGGCATGCCACCGGAAAAGATAGAAAAGCTGCTCAACCTCGCGCTGGTGCAGGGCAAGCATTATCGCGAGATTGGGAGGATGCTTGGTTTGCCGCCGAATGTCGTGGCTTACTATACGGGTCGAGCCTTGGCCCAGGACGGGATGAAGTATGAGTTGCGGCGGCGGGAGTTGGGCCGGTTGGAAGAGTTACGGTTTGAGCTGGATGAAATGATTGCCGATGGCGATCTGCGGGCCATTCGCGAATCGTTGAGGGTCAGCGAGAGTATCCGTAAGTTGATGGGCCTGGATCAGCCGGTTGCGGTGGATGTCAATACGACTGTGACCAAGCCGATTGAGACGATTGAGGTCAACATGCCGTCCAACGCGGTTGTGGTGGTGGACGCGGAAGCGACTGAGAAAACTGAATAGGTGAACCCCATTATGGCGAAAGAGACTGTAGTACTGCAGACCTCTGATTGGCACTACGGAAAGCAGACGGAGAGCTATAACCTGGAAGTTTTTGAGGATCGGTTTCAGCGTCTGGGCGGTCAGTTGGCGGAGTTGAAGGAACGGCGCAACATTACGGCGGATCGCTTGGCGATCTTCATGCTCGGCGACATCTGCGATGGCGGCGGAATTTACCCAACACAGGTGCATCACCAGATCATTACCGACCCGAACGAGCAAGCATGGCGGCTGGTTTCTATCGTCAAGCCGTGGCTGATGCGGCAGCAAGATTTGTGGGGCAAGGTCGAGATCCACGCGGTAGTCGGTAATCATGGCCGCAATTCACGCTTCGCGCACGAGAATACCAACTGGGATCTGGTCTTTTATCGCTATTTGAGTGGCGAGTTGAAAGGCGAGATGCCGATTTATCTGAATGAGCAGAATTACTGCATGAATAAGGTGCAGATTCGCGACCATAATTATCTGCTCTACCATGGTGATGAAATCTATTCGACCGCCGGTATTCCGTGGTACGGGGTGCAAAATCGCCTCTTACGCTGGAATACTTCCGGGGCCTTGGCACCATTGGATGCGCTGTGTATCGGCCACTTTCACTCCATGGCGTATTGGCGAGTAAACCAACTGCACATCTTGGAAACCGGCACCATGGTGACTGATGATCAGTGGAGTTTGAAGAAACTGGGCTTTGATAGCACAAACCAATGGTGGTTGTTTGGGGTTTCGGATCGCTCGCCGATTACTTGGCAAGAGGGCTTGAACTTAGTGTAGAATTGAGGCTGCGATGAATTTTGGGAAATTTTTTATGGGTTTATTTGATTTTGCTGGTATTGTGAAGAGTTATGTGCGTCGTGAAGTCGATGAAGCTGCTGCTGCTAAATTAGCGGATACCGATCATATTGAAGTGAATAAGATTTGCACGATGACTTTTGCTGGCCGCAAGTGGAAAGTCAATTTGGTACTTGAGCCGGTCATTGAGACGAAGACTGAATAGGAGTATATCATGGGGCCTCTTGCTCTTTTTAATCGAGATAATCCGGTGCGTGTCGGTGGCGCTGCGTTAAAAGAAATCACTGTCAATTTTGCTCAAGGCGCAAGTGTCAGCGATATTGTTGATATTAAAGGATATACTCTTGT
This window contains:
- a CDS encoding crossover junction endodeoxyribonuclease RuvC; this encodes MKIQLTPNGEYNILAMDLGQSTGVAWNTDDRKHAEHWQLKVNNTEPVGMQTVRLRNNLELCVEENNIHIIAYELVRRHMGTDAAHVYGRLQGVLFEVSMTHHIPLLPLEVKQIKKFATGNGNASKEMMEEAAYRLGWTPNPMVKRDKKALSDVADAVCMLAYAHANVKNLTNLELE